In the genome of Misgurnus anguillicaudatus chromosome 11, ASM2758022v2, whole genome shotgun sequence, one region contains:
- the slc2a15a gene encoding solute carrier family 2 member 15a: MAEEVLITTTGTKTSHLTSSLLAVAFLTSFGSSMLYGYNLAVVNSPALYIKDFYNQTVISRNGTGLNEEALTLMYSLTVSVFAIGGLIGSLMVGTLVTKFGRRGTLVNSTVLVFLAGTLMGFSRICGSPEMVIVGRFVTGIHSGISLSVVPMYLGEIAPKNLRGFLGLVPSIFICIGVFSAQILGLHELLGKEEHWPLFLSLVVVPTFIQLMLLPWFPESPRYLLIEKHNVHATITALKWYRAKCNIQEEIEEMQEEQRSLSSMETISVWQLLLDHTVRWQVLSVVVINIGMQLSGIDAIWFYTNDIFENAGIPAPEIQYTTVGTGAIEIIAGLVGCFTIERLGRRPLIIGGFGFMAMCCAGITLSLILQTHVSFMKYVSVGCVVGIIAGFCIGPAGVPFLITAELFKQSHRPAAYTVGGSLNWMSNFTIGFIFPFLQMSAGSYCYLVFCAVCLTVAIYVYFVIPETKNKTFVEISQMFATKEAVEESLALGHPDQLKLKKMNGYGSLENGSLEFDSSSSCP, translated from the exons TACATTAAAGACTTCTATAACCAAACGGTGATAAGTCGAAATGGAACCGGACTGAACGAGGAGGCCCTTACCCTCATGTATTCACTtactgtttcagtgtttgcaATTGGAGGCCTCATCGGTTCCTTGATGGTTGGCACCCTGGTCACCAAATTTGGAAG GAGAGGAACACTGGTGAACTCCACTGTATTGGTGTTCCTAGCGGGAACGCTCATGGGATTCAGCAGGATCTGTGGCTCACCTGAAATGGTCATCGTTGGTCGTTTTGTAACGGGGATACATTCAG GTATCTCTCTCAGTGTGGTGCCCATGTACCTTGGAGAAATTGCTCCTAAAAACCTAAGAGGCTTTCTGGGGCTCGTGCCCAGCATATTCATTTGCATTGGAGTTTTTTCAGCTCAAATCCTGGGCCTGCATGAACTTTTAGGAAAG GAGGAGCATTGGCCACTGTTTCTCTCCCTTGTGGTTGTCCCCACCTTTATCCAGCTGATGCTGTTGCCATGGTTTCCAGAAAGTCCACGTTACCTGTTGATTGAGAAGCACAATGTTCATGCCACTATCACTG CTCTGAAATGGTACAGGGCCAAGTGTAACATCCAGGAAGAGATAGAGGAGATGCAGGAGGAGCAACGCTCTCTGTCATCAATGGAGACTATATCTGTCTGGCAGCTGCTACTGGACCACACTGTTCGCTGGCAGGTCCTTTCTGTGGTGGTTATCAACATCGGCATGCAGCTCTCTGGTATTGATGCG ATTTGGTTTTACACCAACGACATCTTTGAGAATGCTGGGATTCCAGCCCCTGAGATCCAGTATACCACTGTAGGAACTGGGGCTATAGAGATTATTGCAGGCCTTGTTGGG TGTTTCACCATTGAACGTCTGGGGCGAAGGCCATTGATTATTGGGGGATTTGGCTTCATGGCAATGTGTTGTGCTGGGATAACACTGTCTCTCATTCTTCAA ACACACGTGTCGTTTATGAAGTATGTAAGCGTGGGGTGTGTGGTTGGAATTATCGCTGGATTCTGTATAGGGCCAG cgGGTGTACCATTCCTGATCACAGCAGAGCTCTTTAAGCAATCTCATCGTCCAGCTGCATACACTGTTGGAGGGTCTCTTAACTGGATGTCTAACTTCACTATCGGCTTCATCTTTCCTTTTCTGCAG ATGTCTGCTGGGTCATACTGCTATCTGGTGTTTTGTGCCGTGTGTTTGACTGTGGCCATCTATGTGTACTTTGTTATTCCTGAGACTAAAAATAAGACATTTGTAGAGATTAGTCAAATGTTTGCAACTAAAGAGGCTGTGGAGGAGAGTCTGGCCCTTGGTCACCCAGACCAACTCAAACTGAAAAAGATGAATGGATATGGATCACTTGAAAATGGTTCGCTTGAATTTGACAGCTCATCCTCCTGTCCTTGA